In Coffea arabica cultivar ET-39 chromosome 9e, Coffea Arabica ET-39 HiFi, whole genome shotgun sequence, the genomic window GGTATTGATATTGGTTTTAACCGATGTAtatagattttatttttgtacCATATAAGTCTCAACTGATATTAATGTTGTATAGATGTACTTCACCTTTGCCACCTCCGAGCCTTTAAGAAAGACGCAAAAAGTCCTAGACAAAATAATGTTAAAAGGACCAAAAACAAATGTTGATGGCTCACTTACTATTTTTCCACTTTTTATTCAAGCGGGAAGAACAAGTGAAGCGGTGTCAATCATTTGCTGCAAATATCTGTTTCACCAGACGCTTTTCCTTGGTACCAAAATGAAGACGCGTCTTCtatattattttcaccaaagcaacaagaaaataacaaaaccCCTTTAGTCTTCAATTATGATACCAAAAGCCTTTCGACTGTAGTTTTCCAAATTTGATGTGAGAGTGATGGTACTGACAAAGAAAAAGTGTACTgcattttttaaagaaaaaaattccaaaattttcacccGTAAAAGAAAATGTGCCTTCCAAGAGGCCACATTTTTTTgaattcacaaaaaataaaaaatgatgacCATCATATAACATGGCAACTTtaaacatttattttctttatatcTTTTGTTAGTTAGGAGAAACTTTCACTTCCtaattgaattttttattaaaaaaaattcagaataGTTCTGGCACAATAAATACATGCATACGCACCTTTATTGTGCTTGATTTTATTGTTTGGAATAGCCGGGTATGGTGCATATTGGAACCAAGAAAATCTACACAAGTCTTAATTTATTACGGAGCAAGAATACACAAGTCACCGCTTAATTCCTTAAAAGTGAACATTTAAGTATATTGGGGATCCACTTATGTGATGTCTTGCTTCAAGCTCCCAAAAGCTTTATGCGATGACATCAAGTCTCTAGTTAGAAATTTTTGGTGGGGGCAGAAAGGTAACGAAAAGAAGATGTGCTGGATGAAATGGGATCGCTTGTGTAAGATGAAAACAGGAGGAGGGTTGGGTTTTAGAGATTTGGAGGCCTTTAATCTCGCTTTATTAGCAAAACAAGGATGGAGGATAGTTAAAAATCCTGATTCTCTGGCAGCCAAAGTTTTGAAGCCCAAGTATTACGCCAGGAGTGATTTTTGGAACGGCAAATTAGGGAGCAATCCGTCCTACCTATGGAGGAGTTTACTAGTAGGAAGAAGCTTACTACAAAGAGGGGTCGTGTGGCGAGTTGGTGATGGTTCACACATACGAGTCTGGGATGACCCTTGGCTACCCTGTCCTCCATCCTTCCGGGTGTCACAATGCTCGAGGACTCTGTGGCCAGATGCTAGAGTAGCTGATTTAATTGATCCCCATTCTGGTGACTGGAGGTTGgatttgcttcattttctaTTCTTGAGTTACGAGGTACAAATTATTCGAAAAATTCCTCGTACACCGTGGAGGGCGGAGGATGAGCTTGTATGGTTCCACAATAAAAATGGGATGTTTGATGTTCGGTCCGCGTACTATTTGGCAAGAACCCTGCAGAGGTTGGACAAAGGTGGGGAGGAGGCGCCATCAGGTAGTAAGGAGAAGTCCTTTTGGTCCAAAATCTGGAATCTGCATGTTCGTCCAAAGGTCAGAATTTTTGTTTGGCGGCGCATGCTCTGGTATCTTACCTACGGGGCAGAATTTATCGAGTAGGCTTAAGAGCGAAGTAATGGGATGCACCTGGTGTGGTTGTGTTCAGGAGACTGATAAGCACATATTTTTTGATGTGATTTTGCTAGGGAGGTGTAGGCGAGTATGGGGATGCTGAAAGCAATTTACAAGCCTGCTGCATCAAATTTTAAGGACTGGATAGACTGTTTTATGAAATTTGAAGGAAATGAGTTAACAGAGCTCACGGTGGTGACGATGTGGTTGCTGTGGAAAAGTAGGAACCAGTCATTATTCGCGGGCAAGACGGAGCGTGCAGCACAGGTGGGCGTGTATGCTAAGGCATTCTTGCAAGAGTATTGGAACCTGCTAAGGAGACAAGGATCACGGCAATATAAGGAGCATACCAAATGGGTAGCACCAGAACAGAGCTATCTGAAAATTAATGTTGATGGAGCTTTTTCCGAACAAGCAGCTGGTGTTGGTTTAGTGGTGAGGAATTACTTGGGCCAAGTGGAGGCTGCAATGGCTGCAAGGGTAGAAGGAGTTCACAATGCAGAGCATGTGGAATGCTTGGCTTTTCTTTATGCTTTGGAGTTTGCAAGAGATTTTGGTATCTCGCACTTCTTGCTCGAAGGTGATGCATTAAATATTGTTCAAAAGATTAATAGCAAGGAACCTGATTTGTCTTTGATTGGCCATTTAATCCATGGCATCAGGACTATGCTgcattcttttgattttgttaaggTTAGCCATGTGAGGAGGACCAATAATGTCCCAGCTCATATCATCTCTAAGTTATCGTTATCTTTCAAGGGACGTAGGGTCTGGTTTGTAAACTTTACCATGCCGGTTACTGAGGCCGCTATTGCTGATTTGCAATGAaaagtttttccttttcaaaaaaaattatattggGGATCCAACAAGAGAAGTTACTCTGTAATGGGCCAGTTTTCTAGGCCCAAATTCAAAGGTACCAATTCAAAAGTTGTCCGGAATTGATCCTTGCAAGCTGTTGTTTGCTAAAGAAAGGCGGTCCAAACTCTCTAAACTCCAAATGGTGCTGGGGATTTTGCCTGAAAACTGGTTGTTTGACAAGTCTAACCTTGTCAAATTCTTTAATTCTCCCATCTCTGGAGCCAAGGGTCCTCTCAATAAATTCGACGACAAGTTGACCCACTTGAGACCTTTAAGATCCCACAAGGGCAGAGTAGAGGTTAATCTATTGAAAGCTATGTTAAGATATTGCAAAGATGTAAGGTTATTGAAACATCCCGGAATTGAACCGCTAATCTGATTTTGAGTTAGGTATAAAACCTCCAAACTCTGCAATCCACAGAGACCACGAGAGAGCGGACCAGTGAGGGAAATATTGCTAAGATCCAAATACTGAAGCTTTTGCAAACCCCGTATCGCAGTCGGAACTGATCCAGTCCAGCTATTGTCACCTAgacccaaaaaaattaaattgctCAAGTTTCCAATGCTGTCTGGAATGTTCCCCCTGAGTCCACTGTTCCCTACATCCAACAGTTCAACAGAAATAGAAAGATTCCCGATGGATCTCGGAAGAACCCCATTTAACGGATTGTCTCCCACACTGATATCCATTAAAGAGATGCAACCTGTGAGGGAAGTGAAGAGGCCCAATTCTGGGGATGAAGATTCACTTGTCAAATTGTTACCAGACAGAGAGAGAAATTCGAGGCGTCTCAAATTTCCAATGGAATTGGGAATTGGACCGCTGAATTTGTTACCACCAAGAAATATTCCAGTTAGTTTCGAACAGTTTGAGATAGTGGCGGGTATGGCTCCGCTGAAGTTATTCCCACCAAGAAGAATAGCTTCCAAATTGTGTAGGCCATGGCACATATTTGATGGAAGAACGCCAGATAAATGATTGTAAGAAAGGTAGAGTTCCCTCAGAGTTGACATGTTGAAGATCCAAACTGGTATCGAACCACTTAAGCTATTCTCATCCAAGTTAAGGCTCTCCAATTTGAGCAAGTTGCCAATCTCATTTGGAATCGGACCTGTCGATCCATAAACAAAAACCAATCTCATTTAAATATACTCCAAAAGTTGCACCAAATTCAGGATTACAATTCATTGAAAATTAACATATATACCTATCATCTAGATACAGCTTCTTAAGCATAGTATTTGCCCATTGAGTTTGTTGATCCCTACGTAAAAAATTTAAAGTGGGGAATTTTTCGAAAAAGTTTATCTGTAGATATAAACTTCCAAATTCAGGAACATGTTATATAATTCCACCGATAAAAATTGTATATCTAAAAttgacaaaattcaaaaaaaatttaaaaaagagGATTTTTGGCAACTTGAAGTTCATTAATTTCATGTCAAAATTAAGGCAAATTTTCCTACTAAAACAGTTTTGGATTAATACTACTGTTGCTGACTAGTTGAAccaacaaaataataataataataataataataaaaccacCCACTTAACAAACTTTTTTAATTCAaagcacatatatatatatatatattctgtcGCACCAATCTGCTAACAATTGTTAACAGAACCGGCAAAAATTAGAAACTTCTCACCTGTAAGGCTGTTATTAAAAAAATCTACTTCTTCAAGCATAGTTAGGTTTCCGATTTCTCTGGGTATTGATCCACTCAAATTGCTTCTTTCTATGGACAAGACCCTCAAGCTCTGGAGATTGCCTATCTCTTCCGGAATGCTACCTGCGAATCTTCGAGGAGTTAGAGATAAATGTTTACAAGGCCCAAAATCAAAGAGATTTTTAGCACGAGAATTACGATTGTACTGTGACAACATTTAAATAGCGGAATACATAAAgaataattttaattataaatacATAATTCCTCCCTGATGTATTGTTTGGTATCAGCTATGGTTTGCCTTAGCATTAATTTTGATTTACTTTTGGTCCCTTGCTAGTGGTTCAATTAAAAAGACAATTATACCCTTATATTACATTTCTTTTAGTCCCTTGCTATTCTactcatttttgtttttctttttattcttctttttcattttatttcttttttctcttctttttcttatttttcttgtaatttttcatttctctctTGCCATTGCTAAGCAATTTCTTACTATTAAAAATTGATTAAGTccactcttttttatttttttcataagttttttatttattcattattACTATTAGTAATTAAAATCTCCAAGTGATAATATAGGATATGTACTttgtttgtttcttgtgttgCAATCATTTTTAATACAGAAGCTAAATTATTCAGGCATATctacaaaaataaatttgtgATTAATCAATGATTGACCATTATATATGTGATTACAAGTGGCGAGAGAGAAcgggaaaatgaagaaaattaatTGGAAAACTAAAAGAGACAAAAGAACTAAAGGGGAAAAGGAGGAggcaaaaagaaaatagaagtaATTGAAAGCAAGAGTAATTTTGGCGAGAAATATGAAGAGGAAGTAAACTGCCTATGAAACTTTTCAAAGGGACAAAAATGCAATAAGGTTCGCAGTCCAGTGGGTGAACCGCAAGTAACGCcaaaactaaccatttaataGTCAAACATGGATATGGACTAGCGGAGCAACTAAAGTAGCACAAAAATGGTAAACTGCAATTGAAAACAAACACCAAACTATGCAACTAAACCAAAGAATAACAAACCAAGAAAGTAACCTTTCGAATTGTTATTGCCAAGATACAGATCCTGAAGCATTTTCAAATATCCAACTTCTTTTGGTTGAATGACAAACACAAGACATTTTCAGAGTCCAGAGCTCTTTTACATTTGGAATATTACCAGATAATTGTTATTCTGCAAAATCAACAAATTCCAATGTGGAGATTTTGAGGATTGTGGGTGGCATAGAACCGTGTTGCTGCTTTCGTGGGTAGATTCAGAATTTCATTTCAGGGGATCACCTAAATCTCTTTAATTTGAAATAAATGTTTGAAGGGCCAAAGTTCAAGAGATTGCAGCACAAGAAATTAAGATAATGGCACagtaagaaaatgcaaaaatggaACTGAATAAAGAATAAGAAACCAAGAAAGTAACCTTCCAAACTGTTATTGCCGAGATGTAGCTCCTCAAGCATTTTCAAGTTCCCCACCGCTTTTGGTACGTAACCATTGAACTGGTTGGATGACAAATCTAACGACTCGAGTCCGGAGCAGTTTGATAAACCTGATAGTATTCGGCCTCTCAATTGATTCCAAGACAGATCGAGCTCTTTTAGATTTGGAACATTGTCGCATGTGTTAGCAAGAAGATGGCCAACAAACGAATTGTTTCTTAGGGACAGGTACTGAAGTCTCTCCAAGACACCCAACCATGATGGAATTTCTCCCGTGAGATTGTTGTTGCTTAGAGCCATGAAACTTAGTCGATGCAAATGAGACATTCCTTCTGGCAAATGACCATGAAAACTGTTGTTGCTCATGTCGAgagaaacaaggaaagaaagGTTTCCCAGTTGTGGAGGAATCGTGCCTGCAAAACCCATGTTAGAAATATTCAAGGCAACCACTCTATGATGACTAGAGTCACATGTAACTCCGATCCAATCGCAGACAGAGGAAGAAATGGACCAATTTTTGGTCACGATTAAGTGAGGATCAGAAACTATGTGATTTTTGAAAGCTGCAAGGGCAGATTGATCAGTTATGATATCGCCTGTGCCCACGGCTAACAGAGAAGTGGCTAATAAAAGTCCTACAGGAAAGTAATAGCATGCTCTCTCCATTTCTTTTGACTAAGCTTACAAATAGAGCTGACGATGGGGAAGTAGGTATGCATATACTACTATTACGGGGAAgtacgtatatatatatatacttccATTGAGATGCCATATATGTATCTCAAGATCAAATGCTGTCAACTACTAGCAGCATTTATGATTATGAAATGGATTCTGTCTAACAATGACATTATTGTGTGGAGGGAAAGACAGACCATCTCCATCAACCCACAATGGGAACGAATTTTCCTACAACTGAATTTTCCTAGTAAGCGTAAAGAGATTAACTTTGATCTGTGACACTAACAGTGGCAGACCTGCACCAAAGtttgtatttttcttatcaTGCGAAACATCCATTCATTCCAAATATACAATTCTTAAATATTTCGACCAAGAAGTTCatttttttaagttatttttaaTCCATCATATTTTACCCATGTATTTAGGCACTTTCAATTAAACTACCTAAATACAAATTGTCAAAATAActatttattttacttttattttttacttttcaacACAATCAGCCTTAAGCATTATAACTACTAATGTAAAAATTAT contains:
- the LOC140014691 gene encoding uncharacterized protein, whose protein sequence is MGMLKAIYKPAASNFKDWIDCFMKFEGNELTELTVVTMWLLWKSRNQSLFAGKTERAAQVGVYAKAFLQEYWNLLRRQGSRQYKEHTKWVAPEQSYLKINVDGAFSEQAAGVGLVVRNYLGQVEAAMAARVEGVHNAEHVECLAFLYALEFARDFGISHFLLEGDALNIVQKINSKEPDLSLIGHLIHGIRTMLHSFDFVKVSHVRRTNNVPAHIISKLSLSFKGRRVWFVNFTMPVTEAAIADLQ
- the LOC140004397 gene encoding uncharacterized protein codes for the protein MERACYYFPVGLLLATSLLAVGTGDIITDQSALAAFKNHIVSDPHLIVTKNWSISSSVCDWIGVTCDSSHHRVVALNISNMGFAGTIPPQLGNLSFLVSLDMSNNSFHGHLPEGMSHLHRLSFMALSNNNLTGEIPSWLGVLERLQYLSLRNNSFVGHLLANTCDNVPNLKELDLSWNQLRGRILSGLSNCSGLESLDLSSNQFNGYVPKAVGNLKMLEELHLGNNSLEGSIPEEIGNLQSLRVLSIERSNLSGSIPREIGNLTMLEEVDFFNNSLTGPIPNEIGNLLKLESLNLDENSLSGSIPVWIFNMSTLRELYLSYNHLSGVLPSNMCHGLHNLEAILLGGNNFSGAIPATISNCSKLTGIFLGGNKFSGPIPNSIGNLRRLEFLSLSGNNLTSESSSPELGLFTSLTGCISLMDISVGDNPLNGVLPRSIGNLSISVELLDVGNSGLRGNIPDSIGNLSNLIFLGLGDNSWTGSVPTAIRGLQKLQYLDLSNISLTGPLSRGLCGLQSLEVLYLTQNQISGSIPGCFNNLTSLQYLNIAFNRLTSTLPLWDLKGLKWVNLSSNLLRGPLAPEMGELKNLTRLDLSNNQFSGKIPSTIWSLESLDRLSLANNSLQGSIPDNF